One segment of Clavelina lepadiformis chromosome 2, kaClaLepa1.1, whole genome shotgun sequence DNA contains the following:
- the LOC143445977 gene encoding replication factor C subunit 2-like, with protein MDCQPGSSGDNSFSTNLKSKKGYELPWVEKYRPTKLSDVVGNEATVSRLDVFAREGNVPNIIIAGPPGAGKTTSILCLARTMLGPAYSNAVLELNASNDRGIDVVRNKIKMFAQKKVTLPKGKQKIIILDEADSMTSGAQQALRRTMEIYSKTTRFALACNQSDKIIEPIQSRCAILRYSKLTDAQILSRIMEVIDKENVRYTDDGLEAIIFTAQGDMRQALNNLQSTYQGFGFVNGENVFKVCDEPHPLLIKNMLDHCVSGNLDEAYKVINHLWNMGYSADDIITNIFRVVKTHDMAEYVKLEYIKLIAQTHMRIVQGINSLLQLSALIARLCRITIDQPTTAT; from the exons ATGGATTGTCAACCAGGATCAAGTGGGGATAATTCTTTTTCAACTAATTTGAAGTCTAAGAAAGGATATGAGCTTCCTTG GGTGGAAAAGTACCGACCAACAAAATTAAGTGACGTTGTTGGGAATGAAGCAACTGTAAGTCGCTTGGATGTGTTCGCAAGAGAAGGAAATGTTCCCAATATCATAATTGCTGGGCCTCCTGGTGCTGGAAAAACCACAAGCATTTTATGTCTTGCGAGAACTATGCTGGGGCCAGCTTACAGTAATGCTGTTTTGGAACTCAATGCTTCAAATGACAG AGGAATTGATGTTGTtcgaaacaaaatcaaaatgtttgctcagaAGAAAGTAACTTTGCCCAAAGgcaagcaaaaaattataattttagatgaaGCAGATAGCATGACTAGTGGGGCCCAGCAGGCATTACGAAG AACTATGGAGATCTACAGCAAAACCACTCGTTTTGCTTTGGCCTGTAACCAGTCTGATAAAATAATAGAACCGATTCAATCGCGTTGCGCAATTTTAAGATATAGCAAGCTTACAGATGCCCAG ATTCTTAGCCGCATTATGGAGGTGATTGACAAAGAAAACGTTCGTTATACAGATGATGGCTTGGAAGCAATCATTTTTACTGCACAGGGTGATATGAGACAG GCTCTAAACAATCTTCAGTCAACATATCAGGGATTTGGATTTGTAAATGGTGAAAATGTCTTTAAAGTTTGTGATGAACCACATCCtttgttaataaaaaacatGCTTGACCATTGCGTGAGTGGAAATCTTGATGAG GCATACAAGGTGATTAACCATTTATGGAACATGGGATATTCTGCTGATGACATTATAACGAATATATTTCGAGTGGTAAAAACTCATGATATGGCCGAATATGTCAAGCTGGAGTATATCAAGCTTATTGCGCAAACTCATATGAGGATAGTCCAAGGCATAAACTCTCTTTTGCAACTGTCTGCTCTCATTGCTAGACTCTGCCGTATTACCATTGACCAGCCAACTACAGCAACATGA